The sequence AGCTTTCATATGGCTCATTCTCTCAGACCTTTAGGTTTTTACTCAAATGTTGCCTGGTCACCCTGGCCCTCCCCAACAGCCCTAAGAGAATAGCTGTCCCTGCCCCTGCACCCAGCAAGTTTCATCCTCCTCTCCCTGCTTGACTCTTCCCACAACTCTTATCTCTGTCTGCCTCGTTATGTATACTTCTTGGTTTTCTCCCACTGGATTGTCAGCTCTTAAGAGGGGGCTTTATTTTCTCACTGCTGTATCTTCCAGTACAGTTTTGAGCAGTTTTAGCACACTGCAGGTGCTCAGTAAACACTTGTGCCCCAAATGGGGGGTTCAGCCCCATGTAGTGAAGTCAGTGCAGGGCTGAGGGTAGCAGAGGCCCCCCTGGGGTGGGGTGTGTGTGGGAAAGAGGCTTTCATGCAGAGCTGGGGGCAGGACCAGGTGGTGCGCAAGCCTGCTGTCCCTTGCCTAGCCTCAACCTCCCTACACAGGTTCAACCGAGCAGCACTCATCAACGTGGGCTTCCTGGAGAGCAGCAACAGCACAGACTACATTGCCATGCATGATGTGGATCTGCTCCCTCTCAACGAGGAGCTAGACTATGGCTTCCCTGAGGCGGGGCCCTTCCATGTGGCCTCGCCGGAGCTCCACCCACTCTACCACTACAAGACCTATGTGGGCGGCATCCTGCTGCTCTCCAAGCAGCACTACCAGCTGGTGAGGCCTGGCCCAGCCTGCTTTGCTTAGAACTCGCCCCACCCTGGGGTGGAGGCAGTTGGCAGGACAGAGCAGCCTCCTGGGCCCAGCAGATGGAGTCCTGCACAGGCCTAGCAGGGGACTCAGCAGTAGCCAGAGACATGAGAGAGGATGAGGAATGAGCAAGTCAGCTAGTGAGGGCTCTGCTATAGCAACAGAAACCCCCACGCCAGCTGACTTCAGTAAACTGGGGATGTGCTGGCCCTCACGTTTGAAAAGTGGGGTTGGTTGAGGGTCTGGCTTCAGGTGCATTTTGCCCACCTCTCAGCCAGTCACTGGGACTCTGTGTCTTTCTCTCTCAGCTTTGCCTTCCAGGCATTAGAGTGCAGTTCTGCAAGGAGGTTTTTGTAGCTGCAACCAGTGTTCCTTTAGGACCCAAGCTTGTGGGAGATGGACCTGCTCCTTCCCGAAAAGCCCAGATAGGAGTCCCCAAGCACAACCTCACTGGCTTTTGATTGGTCTGTTCCTGAGTCTGTCACTGTGGTTGGGGGCACAGATGGGTGAGAAGAATTGAGTGACTTGGGGCTAGGGCTCCCAGTCTTGTCTTTAAGCCATGGCCAAAGCCAACTTTATGCCCCTGAGCCAAATGCAAAAAATAGTTGTAATCACAGACCCCAACTGTCTTTCTCACGCAGAGGAAGAGATTAGGTCAGAGCCATTTCAGGAGAAACGAGAGTAGGAGGGAATTGCAGAAATCAGTACAAGTTGGCATCTCTGCCCATCAGCAACCTCCCAGAGGTGTCTCCTCTGGCTAGTCAGACATTTTTGAGACTAATCTTCTCATCACACAAGTTCAGGGCCCTTTTAGAATGTTACAGGGACTGGAATGTACTGACTCCTCCTTTCTACCCTCCCAATACCACAGGGGTGGAGGGACCTGGAAGCCCTGGTGTTCATTCAGAACAGTcaggggaggaagaggaagggggagCCTGGCTTCTCAGGCTTGGTCTGGGGTTTTTCTAAGTGGTAGGGAACCAAAGTATACCCCTGGGAGGAGGCAGCAGGTGACAGATGCTCCCTGTCTCTGTGTCAGTGCAACGGGATGTCCAACCGCTTCTGGGGCTGGGGCCGCGAGGATGATGAATTCTACAGGCGCATCAAAGGAGCTGGGCTCCAGGTAAGACTtcctccagggctggggatgtggttcacgcctggaatgcgtgcggcctgggttcgatcctcagcaccacatacaaacaaagatgttgtgcccgccgataactaaaaaaataaatattaaaaaaattctctctctctctttctctctctctctctacctctctctctctttaaaaaaaaaaaaaaaaaaaaaagacttcctcCAGGGCCCTGCCACCTCCTCAGCCACTGTGGCTGCCCTAaggtttccttttctttctgagGGGAGTTCCTGCAGTTTGGAGATTCTACACACACTGCCCTCCCTACCCCCAGTTCTGATCCCTGCCCTGAGTCGCAGTGGTCATTTTATCAGTCCTTTGTCCTCTGTACCTCAGTCTCCTCTCCTGCGAAATAAGAATACAAGCCCCTGCCTGTGGCCTCCTGGCAGGCAGTAGGACCCCAGAGGAACTAGTGGAGAGGGTCAAGACTCCAGGAGGAGTGGCCTGACCCCCACTTCCTTTGGTCTCCTTAGCTTTTCCGACCCTCAGGAATCACAACTGGATACAAAACATTTCACCACCTGCATGACCCAGCCTGGCGGAAGAGGGACCAGAAGCGCATTGCAGCTCAAAAACAGGTGCTGACTAGTCTCCTCATCAGGACAGATAAGTGGTAATGTGGGGAGCCAACAGGCCCAAGCATTTCACCAAGTTCTGCTTGGGCCCCAATGGCCTATCCTTCCCTCTTGGCCCAGTCAGTCGGTGGACATTCTGCTTACAACCGTGTCCTGCCCTGGTAGCTGCCATGAGCATCCTGGACACTGGGCTGCCTATCCATTCATGTAGGCTAAGGGTTGGGGGAGGCTTAGCTGAAGATACTGGAATCTGCTGAGTTCAGTAGTGCACCTCTGTAATCCCAGATTGAGGAGGCTGTAGCAGaaagatcataagtttgaggcagtctcagcaacttagtgatgtcctagctcaaaataataaaaagggctggagatgtaacttagtggtaaagtgccctgggttcaatccttagtataaaaaagaaaaaaaaggggggagtaTGCCAGAATCCCTATTCCTCACACAGCCTCTTCCCTCAGAGGCATAATCATCCAGAAAATTCCCAGGATATAGCTGTGAGTAAGAGAGCTTTCTGAACTTGGGGTTCCCCTGTCTTACTGGGAATCACAGGATCTTTAACGTTGAGGCTCTGTGAGATCAGTGGACAGCTGTCACTCATGAAGCCCTGAATCTGAGcccttttctcctttcctttccaGGAGCAATTCAAGGTGGACCGGGAGGGAGGCCTGAACACTGTGAAGTACCGCGTGGATTCCCGCACAGCCCTGTCTGTGGGTGGGGCCCCCTGTACTGTGCTCAACATCATGTTGGACTGTGACAAGACGGCCACCCCCTGGTGTACATTTGGCTGAGTTGGCTAGATAGTAAGGAAGCACATGCCTACTGGCCACATTGCTACTCAGGCTCAGGACAAAACCTCAGGCCTCGGGCCCAGTTCCGATGAGATGTGGAGTGGTCTGAAGAAACAGGCAGCAAGCTCTGTGTTTGTAGCAGCTACCCCCAGAGGCAGACCTGCACCAGGAGAGGACAAATGCAGAGTCTGGATGCTGCTGCAATAAACAGTGATCAGAGAGAGACTAAAAAGTGGCTCCCAACTGGGACTCTCCACCCTGCCTCTCTGCTAACCCTGCTCTGCCTCCTTCATGTGCTGAGGCCTGTGGGCAGTGGGAGGGTTGTACAGGACAACCTCTAATCAGCCTTGAGTTTGTTCCTTCCTGCTGGACTGCCTCCTGCAGAGATACAATTTAGAAGCCAAGCAGCTGATGTAGATGGTAATTGTGATTGGGAGGCTTAGAACTTCAGAAACCAGAGCACAAGCACACAGAAAGCAACAATGGATACCAGTTCCCACTGGTTGTCACCATGCAGGAATGTGGGCCTATTGCAAACAGATACTCTAATTTTTCAAAAGAACCTAGAATGCTGGACTCTTAAGCGAAATCTCCTGATTTTTAAATGATAACAGCTAATTGAAACTTGCAAAACGTATGACAGGCCAAACAGAATGTGTTGTGGACCACTGGTTTGTCACCTTTGGCTGAGGGGAAGGGAAAGAAGCAAAAGATGATACCTCTCAGTTGTCGAGGAATTGCTGGCAAGAAATTGGGGTAGGGGTTGGGGTGGCAGGTCCAGGTGAGAAGAAAAGCAGAAGGCATGAGTTTCTTGTGCCACCCTTACCTCTAGGCTTTTGGGCTGCTTCCTTGATGCCCATCTGGGCACTTTCACCCACCTCCAGGCTCCATCTGGTTGGGCTCTGACTCTGGGAGGGTGCTTCATTCTGTCCCTCAGAGAAAGAGCAATTAAAGAAGTAGAACCACAGGACTGGACTTAAGGTAGACAGGATCAGGGAGTGGTGTCTCAGGTTGAAGCTTGAAGGAGGGAGGATCATGATTCTGAGTTGGGAGGAAGAAGATGGGGAGTGGAATAATCCCTGCAGTGTTCATGGCATGAAGGGAAATTTCCAGCAGTCTCCAAGGATCATTGACAAGGAAAGGTGAGGATAGGAGCTGGGGGATGTGGAATTGGGGACTGGAATTGGGGAGTGACCTGGGAGGAAGCATTTGGAGGGAAGCCTAGTGCCACAAGGGCGGGTATGAAGGGCCTTGCAAAGTAAATTGTTCATTCCAAAC is a genomic window of Callospermophilus lateralis isolate mCalLat2 chromosome 5, mCalLat2.hap1, whole genome shotgun sequence containing:
- the B4galt7 gene encoding beta-1,4-galactosyltransferase 7 — protein: MFPSRRKAVQLPWEDGRSRLLPSGLPRKCSVFHLFVACLLLGFFSLLWLQLSCSGDVARAARGQGQETPGPSRACPPEMPPEHWEEDASWGPHRLAVLVPFRERFEELLVFVPHMHRFLSRKKIQHHIYVLNQVDHFRFNRAALINVGFLESSNSTDYIAMHDVDLLPLNEELDYGFPEAGPFHVASPELHPLYHYKTYVGGILLLSKQHYQLCNGMSNRFWGWGREDDEFYRRIKGAGLQLFRPSGITTGYKTFHHLHDPAWRKRDQKRIAAQKQEQFKVDREGGLNTVKYRVDSRTALSVGGAPCTVLNIMLDCDKTATPWCTFG